In a single window of the Oenanthe melanoleuca isolate GR-GAL-2019-014 chromosome 28, OMel1.0, whole genome shotgun sequence genome:
- the RPS15 gene encoding 40S ribosomal protein S15, with protein sequence MAEVEQKKKRTFRKFTYRGVDLDQLLDMSYEQLMQLYSARQRRRLNRGLRRKQHSLLKRLRKAKKEAPPMEKPEVVKTHLRDMIILPEMVGSMVGVYNGKTFNQVEIKPEMIGHYLGEFSITYKPVKHGRPGIGATHSSRFIPLK encoded by the exons ATG GCGGAGGTGGAGCAGAAGAAGAAGCGAACCTTCCGTAAATTCACCTACCGCGGGGTGGACCTGGACCAGCTGCTCGACATGTCCTA CGAGCAGCTGATGCAGCTGTACAGCGCGCGGCAGCGGCGGCGCCTGAACCGGGGCCTGCGCCGCAAGCAGCACTCGCTGCTCAAGCGCCTGCGCAAGGCCAAGAAGGAGGCGCCGCCCATGGAGAAGCCCGAGGTGGTGAAGACCCACCTGAGGGACATGATCATCCTGCCAGAGATGGTGGGCAGCATGGTGGGCGTCTACAACGGCAAGACCTTCAACCAGGTGGAGATCAAG cccgAGATGATCGGCCACTACCTGGGCGAGTTCTCCATCACCTACAAGCCGGTGAAGCACGGCCGGCCCGGCATCGGCG